A single region of the Stigmatella erecta genome encodes:
- a CDS encoding serine/threonine protein kinase has protein sequence MDLYRGEQIGKYEVITRLSVGGMAELFLGFTSGPGGFRKYVALKRILPDVRSNEQFERMFLDEARITAAFNHPNIAQVYELGEEDDGLFLAMEFIAGQNLDQLTDACLRRRQPLPLGMSLAVGRDVCLALHYAHSFTGPSGRPSPVIHRDVAQKNIMVTYDGVVKLLDFGIAKARGSLERTHVGTVKGTAGYMSPEQVRGDPLDGRSDLFSLGVVLWELVTGQRLFAGETERDEMLNILEAPIPSPRQRASHVSEEVAAVILKALERNAGDRWQSGRDMARALDEASGRMMFDLERRASLMRSLFQAKMASTQALLDSADERKASAPSGPEPAVIVSPDVAEPEGWDRTPARSAADEELAAQAAALSARASAMPEDAATRDVARGPWAVLLLALVVAGGLLVWKLVPALDEDVEPEPTVPAYMDPRLRQFPEPGQPPVPPPPVPDAGSAVAGSGEPPEPRPKEGDKSPRNRKSMQEGRLTLIIKPEAEVFLGLKSLGFTPLRNKTLPKGKQSLRIEGQDGTHRELQIYIPAGGYIEKTLLLDDIPLR, from the coding sequence ATGGACCTCTACCGGGGCGAGCAGATTGGGAAGTACGAGGTCATCACCCGGCTGTCGGTGGGCGGCATGGCGGAGCTCTTCCTGGGCTTCACCTCGGGCCCGGGTGGCTTCCGCAAGTACGTGGCCCTCAAGCGCATCCTCCCGGACGTGCGCAGCAACGAGCAGTTCGAGCGCATGTTCCTGGACGAGGCGCGCATCACCGCGGCCTTCAACCACCCGAACATCGCCCAGGTGTACGAGCTGGGAGAGGAGGACGACGGGCTGTTTCTGGCCATGGAGTTCATCGCCGGCCAGAATCTGGATCAGCTCACCGACGCGTGCCTGCGCCGCCGGCAGCCCCTGCCCCTGGGCATGAGCCTGGCGGTGGGCCGGGACGTGTGCCTGGCGCTGCACTACGCGCACTCGTTCACCGGGCCCTCGGGCCGCCCCAGCCCCGTCATCCACCGGGACGTCGCCCAGAAGAACATCATGGTGACGTACGACGGGGTGGTGAAGCTGCTGGACTTCGGCATCGCCAAGGCGCGCGGCAGTCTGGAGCGCACGCACGTGGGCACGGTGAAGGGCACCGCCGGGTACATGTCGCCCGAGCAGGTGCGGGGCGATCCGCTGGATGGGCGCAGCGACTTGTTCAGCCTGGGCGTGGTGCTCTGGGAGCTCGTCACCGGGCAGCGCCTGTTCGCCGGCGAGACCGAGCGCGACGAGATGCTGAACATCCTGGAGGCGCCCATCCCCTCCCCGCGCCAGCGCGCCAGCCACGTGTCCGAGGAGGTGGCCGCCGTCATCCTCAAGGCGCTGGAGCGCAACGCGGGGGACCGCTGGCAGAGCGGCCGGGACATGGCGCGGGCGCTGGACGAGGCCTCCGGGCGGATGATGTTCGACCTGGAGCGGCGCGCCTCGCTCATGCGCTCGCTGTTCCAGGCGAAGATGGCCTCGACGCAGGCCTTGCTGGACAGCGCGGATGAGCGCAAGGCGTCCGCCCCCTCCGGGCCGGAGCCCGCCGTCATCGTCTCCCCGGACGTGGCCGAGCCCGAGGGGTGGGACCGGACCCCCGCCCGGAGCGCCGCGGACGAAGAGCTGGCGGCGCAGGCCGCGGCCCTGAGCGCCCGGGCCAGCGCGATGCCCGAGGACGCCGCCACGCGCGATGTCGCCCGGGGGCCGTGGGCCGTGCTGCTGCTCGCGCTGGTGGTGGCCGGAGGCCTGCTCGTCTGGAAGCTCGTGCCCGCGCTGGACGAGGACGTGGAGCCCGAGCCCACCGTGCCCGCGTACATGGACCCGCGGCTCAGGCAGTTCCCCGAGCCGGGCCAGCCCCCCGTGCCGCCCCCACCCGTGCCCGACGCGGGGAGCGCGGTGGCCGGGAGCGGGGAGCCGCCGGAGCCCCGGCCCAAGGAGGGCGACAAGTCCCCGCGCAACCGGAAGTCCATGCAAGAAGGCCGGCTGACGCTCATCATCAAGCCCGAGGCCGAGGTGTTCCTGGGCCTGAAGTCGCTGGGCTTCACGCCGCTGCGCAACAAGACCCTGCCCAAGGGCAAGCAGTCGCTGCGCATCGAGGGCCAGGACGGAACGCACCGCGAGCTTCAGATCTACATCCCGGCGGGCGGGTACATCGAGAAGACGCTGTTGCTCGATGACATTCCCCTGCGCTGA
- a CDS encoding tenascin-X encodes MGRRTMQGGAGQALLLMGLLAALVGGGCRDNPPLVGASGRLRLSAAAVTFPPTYPGQTREETVRVLNAGRSPLRVTWTRVEAPFSVEGLPERLAAGEAPVRIRFAPGAVGTYTATLVGTSPEGGTVSLVLSGEARPVPECPSPGTCFRATFDVATERCVAEALGDGTQCDPGNECVLNARCLGGQCQGQERVCDDGNACTTDVCNPLDGCTAVLAPPCPGDGKCQVGVCDPATGCGLARAVDGTFCGARRGCDVADVCVDGACVVRDLPDGFVCAPSTPCQEEGRCQGPVCARPAALALEPDWTYDAAERSRDLHDIMVWPDGSVTLSGFFSSPLLDATGEFPVSAQGTGRRCMLWNERLLCMDFPQQGTVSLLDRNTGVPRWTFTLTAARPDLAAQATTMFMARLAVMAPDRLAALFEAYPANAEEGTQCRVYFLVVLDAKGGLVSGKLLEDPLLSVCNHPHPFGLASNTEGDLFVAFSPTVNPGAPLQAGAPTLLLAYSADGVERWRRMLPMAGGELGTVRGLLLPEYATTPLRTLDGTELGPVAELGRAVATRDVLVPSPAGTTVNPEGGEAAASELKGYAVPGLDTLWTYTLPAGQRFTSKELRLADTLPWGSQGPETLALGFASEGTTPTLVGVRTRDGSEAFQCPLSYEPLSVQQLFELGPERLVLMDGSSECGQCDPPFAYSRARFQRFPLKGLRPTAAPWPGTFGGPGHGHHELPVNGAP; translated from the coding sequence ATGGGACGCAGGACGATGCAGGGCGGGGCAGGCCAGGCGCTGCTCCTCATGGGGCTGCTGGCGGCCCTGGTGGGCGGAGGCTGCCGGGACAACCCCCCGCTGGTGGGGGCCTCGGGCCGGCTGCGGCTGTCCGCCGCGGCGGTGACGTTCCCCCCCACCTACCCTGGGCAGACGCGCGAGGAGACGGTGCGGGTGCTCAACGCGGGCCGCTCGCCCCTGCGCGTGACGTGGACACGGGTGGAGGCGCCCTTCTCCGTGGAGGGCCTGCCGGAGCGGCTGGCCGCGGGCGAGGCCCCCGTCCGGATCCGCTTCGCGCCCGGGGCGGTGGGCACCTATACCGCCACGCTCGTGGGCACCTCGCCGGAGGGCGGCACGGTGTCGCTGGTGCTGTCGGGCGAGGCCCGGCCCGTGCCCGAGTGCCCCTCGCCGGGGACGTGCTTCCGCGCCACCTTCGATGTGGCCACGGAGCGGTGCGTGGCGGAGGCCCTGGGCGACGGGACGCAGTGCGATCCGGGCAACGAGTGCGTGCTGAACGCCCGCTGCCTGGGGGGCCAGTGCCAGGGCCAGGAGCGGGTGTGTGACGACGGCAACGCCTGCACCACCGATGTGTGCAACCCGCTGGATGGGTGCACCGCCGTGCTCGCGCCGCCCTGCCCCGGGGACGGGAAGTGCCAGGTGGGCGTGTGCGATCCGGCCACGGGCTGCGGGCTGGCCCGGGCGGTGGACGGCACCTTCTGCGGGGCCCGGCGCGGGTGTGACGTGGCGGACGTGTGCGTGGATGGGGCGTGCGTGGTGCGCGACTTGCCGGACGGCTTCGTCTGCGCGCCCAGCACGCCGTGCCAGGAGGAGGGCCGCTGCCAGGGCCCCGTGTGCGCGCGGCCCGCCGCGCTCGCGCTGGAGCCGGACTGGACGTACGACGCGGCCGAGCGGAGCCGGGATCTGCACGACATCATGGTGTGGCCGGATGGGAGCGTGACGCTGTCGGGCTTCTTCTCCAGCCCGCTGCTGGATGCGACGGGGGAGTTTCCGGTGAGCGCGCAGGGCACGGGCCGGCGCTGCATGCTGTGGAACGAGCGGCTGCTGTGCATGGACTTCCCGCAGCAGGGCACGGTGTCCCTGCTGGACCGGAACACGGGCGTGCCCCGGTGGACCTTCACCCTGACGGCGGCGCGGCCGGACCTGGCGGCCCAGGCGACGACGATGTTCATGGCCCGGCTGGCGGTGATGGCGCCGGACCGGCTGGCGGCGCTCTTCGAAGCGTACCCGGCGAACGCGGAGGAGGGCACGCAGTGCCGGGTGTACTTCCTGGTGGTGCTGGACGCGAAGGGCGGCCTCGTCTCGGGCAAGCTGCTGGAGGATCCGCTGCTGTCCGTGTGCAACCACCCCCACCCCTTCGGCCTGGCGTCCAACACGGAGGGGGATCTCTTCGTGGCCTTCTCGCCGACGGTGAACCCGGGGGCGCCCCTGCAGGCGGGCGCGCCCACGCTGCTCCTGGCCTACTCGGCGGATGGCGTGGAGCGCTGGCGGCGGATGCTGCCCATGGCGGGCGGCGAGCTGGGCACGGTGCGCGGGCTGCTCCTGCCCGAGTACGCCACCACGCCGCTGCGCACGCTGGACGGCACGGAGCTGGGCCCGGTGGCGGAGCTGGGCCGGGCGGTGGCCACGCGGGACGTGCTGGTGCCCAGCCCCGCGGGCACCACCGTGAACCCCGAGGGGGGCGAGGCGGCCGCCTCCGAGCTGAAGGGCTACGCGGTGCCGGGGCTGGATACCCTGTGGACGTACACCCTGCCCGCCGGGCAGCGCTTCACCTCGAAGGAGCTGCGGCTGGCGGACACGCTGCCGTGGGGCTCCCAGGGCCCGGAGACGCTGGCGCTGGGCTTCGCCTCGGAGGGCACCACGCCCACGCTCGTGGGGGTGCGGACGCGGGATGGCTCGGAGGCCTTCCAGTGCCCGCTGTCCTATGAGCCGCTCTCGGTGCAGCAGCTCTTCGAGCTGGGGCCGGAGCGCCTGGTGCTGATGGATGGCTCGAGCGAGTGCGGGCAGTGCGATCCGCCGTTCGCCTACAGCCGGGCCCGCTTCCAGCGCTTCCCGCTCAAGGGCCTGCGGCCCACGGCGGCCCCCTGGCCGGGCACCTTCGGGGGGCCGGGCCACGGACACCACGAACTGCCGGTGAACGGGGCGCCGTGA
- the gshB gene encoding glutathione synthase — MAPLTLGFLMDPLEHVRVDHDSTFAMMVEAHRRGHRVRYFEQGWLRFNGRCAEARMRTVAVRPEAGRHFEVLEEAVHPISSLEVLFLRKDPPVDVDFLHATQLVELCAGKSPVYINRPAALREANEKLFTLHFPDLMPETFVAREMQALADFITRHPGGTILKPIDGFGGKGIVFLGQQDRNMRSMLELLTRGGQEAIMAQAYVPQARLGDKRIILVNGEPLGAVLRVPSDDDHRGNMAAGGKPVKTQLTAREKEICARLKPVLLERGLYLVGIDVLGDYLTEVNVTSPTGLVEIDRLDGVSIESHVIDLAERLAANR; from the coding sequence ATGGCACCGCTCACCCTTGGCTTCCTCATGGACCCGCTGGAGCACGTGCGGGTGGACCATGACTCCACGTTCGCGATGATGGTGGAGGCGCACCGCCGGGGGCACCGGGTGCGCTACTTCGAGCAGGGCTGGCTGCGCTTCAACGGCCGGTGCGCCGAGGCGCGCATGCGCACGGTGGCGGTGCGGCCCGAGGCGGGCCGGCACTTCGAGGTGCTGGAGGAGGCGGTGCACCCCATCTCCAGCCTGGAGGTGCTGTTCCTGCGCAAGGATCCGCCCGTGGACGTGGACTTCCTGCACGCCACGCAGCTCGTGGAGCTGTGCGCGGGCAAGTCCCCGGTCTACATCAACCGCCCCGCGGCGCTGCGCGAGGCGAACGAGAAGCTCTTCACGCTGCACTTCCCGGACCTGATGCCCGAGACGTTCGTCGCCCGGGAGATGCAGGCGCTGGCGGACTTCATCACCCGGCACCCCGGCGGGACGATCCTCAAGCCCATCGACGGCTTCGGGGGCAAGGGCATCGTCTTCCTGGGGCAGCAGGACCGCAACATGCGCTCCATGCTGGAGCTGCTCACGCGCGGGGGCCAGGAGGCCATCATGGCCCAGGCCTACGTGCCGCAGGCGCGGCTGGGCGACAAGCGCATCATCCTGGTGAACGGCGAGCCCCTGGGCGCGGTGCTCCGGGTGCCCTCGGACGATGACCACCGGGGGAACATGGCCGCGGGGGGCAAGCCGGTGAAGACGCAGCTCACCGCGCGCGAGAAGGAGATCTGCGCCCGGCTCAAGCCCGTGCTGCTGGAGCGGGGGCTGTACCTGGTGGGCATCGACGTGCTGGGCGACTACCTCACGGAGGTGAACGTGACGAGCCCCACGGGGCTGGTGGAGATCGACCGGCTGGATGGCGTGAGCATCGAGTCCCACGTCATTGATCTCGCGGAGCGCCTGGCCGCGAACCGGTGA